The Candidatus Peregrinibacteria bacterium genome includes a window with the following:
- the trxA gene encoding thioredoxin, producing the protein MAATFTDANFDAEVLHSDIPVLVDFWAPWCGPCQMMGPIIEKLAEEYSGKVKIGKLDVEESPGIAEKYQIMSIPVLKIFKAGKVVQEMVGAMSADALKQKIDAHL; encoded by the coding sequence ATGGCAGCAACTTTTACCGACGCGAATTTTGATGCGGAAGTTCTTCATTCAGATATTCCCGTTCTCGTTGATTTTTGGGCTCCATGGTGTGGTCCATGTCAGATGATGGGACCGATAATTGAAAAATTAGCTGAAGAATATTCAGGGAAGGTAAAAATTGGGAAACTCGATGTTGAGGAAAGTCCAGGGATCGCAGAGAAATACCAAATAATGAGTATTCCGGTCCTGAAAATATTCAAAGCAGGAAAAGTGGTGCAAGAAATGGTCGGCGCGATGTCAGCGGATGCACTCAAACAGAAAATTGATGCACATCTCTGA
- the rpsC gene encoding 30S ribosomal protein S3: protein MGQKVDPNGLRIGITHTWNSRWYADKKKYPKLINLDFKVRKHLMEKLKSAGIARIDIERTNKSTHVSLYTAKPGVIIGRQGTAVEDLKKELLLKFNERFDISIKEVKRPDLESTLVADNVARQLERRIAFRRAAKAAIQKTMEAGAKGIKIHVSGRLGGVEIARNEFFTQGKIPLHTFRADISYAEDKALTTYGAIGVKVWIYRGEIFKKKGKNEEDSAEKADGEEVSS from the coding sequence ATGGGACAAAAAGTTGATCCAAATGGCCTTCGAATCGGAATTACACATACGTGGAACAGTAGGTGGTATGCGGATAAGAAAAAATATCCGAAACTCATTAATTTGGATTTTAAAGTGAGAAAGCACCTTATGGAGAAACTAAAATCCGCTGGAATTGCAAGAATTGATATTGAGCGTACCAATAAAAGTACACACGTTTCTCTTTATACTGCAAAGCCCGGAGTGATTATCGGAAGGCAAGGAACCGCCGTTGAAGATCTCAAGAAAGAACTTCTCCTCAAGTTTAATGAGAGATTTGATATTTCCATAAAGGAAGTAAAAAGACCAGACCTCGAATCAACGCTCGTTGCAGATAATGTTGCGAGACAGCTTGAACGAAGAATAGCTTTTCGAAGAGCGGCAAAGGCTGCGATTCAAAAAACAATGGAAGCTGGAGCAAAGGGGATAAAGATTCACGTTTCTGGACGTCTCGGAGGTGTAGAAATTGCAAGAAATGAGTTTTTTACGCAGGGAAAAATTCCGCTTCATACCTTCCGTGCAGATATTTCATACGCCGAAGATAAAGCGCTTACCACTTATGGAGCAATTGGAGTAAAGGTGTGGATTTATCGGGGAGAGATTTTTAAGAAAAAAGGGAAGAACGAAGAAGACTCCGCTGAAAAGGCAGACGGAGAGGAAGTCAGCAGTTAG
- the rplV gene encoding 50S ribosomal protein L22, with amino-acid sequence MKALLKQVRISPKKANLVAGMVRGKSVEEALLLLKYLPKKPADILKKIIQSAIANAENNFGQDKTKLIIKKILVTKGATYKRWMPNSRGRSSPLLKRTSHISVEVGI; translated from the coding sequence ATGAAAGCTCTCCTCAAACAAGTACGGATTTCCCCAAAAAAAGCAAACCTCGTTGCAGGGATGGTTCGTGGGAAAAGTGTGGAAGAAGCGCTTTTACTCCTCAAATATCTCCCGAAAAAACCAGCTGATATTCTCAAAAAAATTATTCAATCCGCAATAGCAAATGCAGAAAATAATTTTGGTCAGGACAAAACAAAGCTCATCATTAAGAAAATATTAGTGACCAAGGGAGCGACATATAAGCGTTGGATGCCAAATTCGCGTGGAAGAAGCAGCCCACTCTTAAAGCGTACATCACATATAAGTGTAGAAGTAGGGATATAG
- the rpsS gene encoding 30S ribosomal protein S19 has product MTRSSKKGPYVDPKLLKKVNEMNATGQKKIIRTWSRATAVHPDFVGHTFGVHNGKQHIPVFITENMVGHKLGEFSPTRKFRMHGGKQSSEESTASTASTGQTPSKPAAST; this is encoded by the coding sequence ATGACGAGAAGTTCAAAAAAAGGCCCATATGTAGATCCGAAGCTCCTCAAAAAGGTAAACGAGATGAATGCTACTGGTCAAAAGAAAATCATCAGGACATGGTCAAGAGCAACAGCAGTCCACCCGGATTTTGTGGGGCACACATTTGGTGTTCATAATGGGAAGCAACATATTCCTGTTTTTATAACCGAGAATATGGTGGGACATAAATTAGGAGAATTTTCTCCGACTCGAAAGTTTAGAATGCATGGAGGAAAACAGTCTTCGGAGGAATCAACAGCGTCAACGGCGTCAACAGGACAAACTCCATCAAAACCAGCAGCATCCACTTAA